The proteins below are encoded in one region of Toxoplasma gondii ME49 chromosome IV, whole genome shotgun sequence:
- a CDS encoding leucine rich repeat-containing protein (encoded by transcript TGME49_211430) has product MSNARGAQGRNPRPPSSRASTTGASDGIPLFSDELFSRTQGAAASSSVPSSPRRNNGRRKQSDIAEPQVIDEELLRNGIAVDGSQGTDDPTEPKDFATVQSLALSYKNIMFIENLETFTGLTTLRLDNNVIEKIENLSHLVNLVWLDLSFNNISEISGLSNLANLTDLSLYSNRISKIGSGLEGCLKLNVLSLGRNAIVDLSEIHHLRRYPNLQCLNLDGNPLCKAENYTPYILAFLPKLRYLDYQLIDRRKIVAVQESVQPEELTDMKKQESVEAALTEQQKKREKTTKHLAANFCAFLDDVANRFFGESVIPVPVTVLKDFPLLRDTFLEKLEILATNLRQSFEQQSRRRRQRVAAYEEAVQRAVLESEDEARRLLKQMQSRKKKVEKELDLYFGERQEILNRISTANAQPTKFLLTSFYSGQKDDSTRLARDEEFQRLVHSRAPELLEQAADFVGDVDKLRFHLMAGEATLQESLEESVDTLEASVDSTMKHLLDRGSDFFRNLEEAERTFGSSLTELATKELEAFPAVMNEETSELRLKYLGRKEEVLTACSTLLEMHLQLLMSMEDTMQSSISAWQRQYFENERGSQYERHRRHIEEIHQATEDLTAKVLHCQKRIIRDREDIRRHADGASEDSPLRPDLGEDEHLSRGAESDNQSESEMME; this is encoded by the exons ATGTCGAACGCAAGAGGAGCACAAGGACGCAATCCTCGCCCCCCCAGCTCCCGAGCCTCAACTACCGGAGCAAGCGACGGCATCCCACTTTTTTCTGACGAACTTTTCTCTCGTACCCAAGGCGCAGCCGCATCGAGCAGCGTGCCTAGCTCACCACGACGAAATAACGGCCGTCGTAAACAGTCGGATATTGCAGAACCGCAAGTGATTGATGAGGAGCTCTTAAGGAATGGAATTGCGGTTGACGGTTCGCAAGGCACAGACGACCCAACGGAACCGAAGGACTTCGCGACCGTTCAGAGTCTTGCTTTGAGTTACAAGAATATTATGTTCATTGAAAATCTTGAGACCTTCACAG GGTTGACTACACTGCGACTCGATAACAACGTCATCGAGAAGATCGAGAATCTGAGTCACTTGGTGAACCTTGTTTGGTTGGATTTGTCTTTTAACAACATCTCGGAAATCAGTGGTCTCTCCAACCTGGCAAACCTAACCGACCTCTCTCTGTACTCCAACAGGATTTCCAAGATCGGCTCGGGACTCGAAGGATGTCTTAAACTGAATGTGCTATCACTAGGCAGGAACGCCATTGTGGACTTGTCGGAAATTCACCACCTGCGCAGATACCCCAACTTGCAGTGCTTGAACCTCGACGGCAATCCGCTCTGCAAGGCAGAAAACTACACACCATACattctcgcgtttctgccgAAGCTTCGCTACCTCGATTACCAGTTAATTGACCGGCGGAAAATCGTTGCGGTCCAAGAGTCAGTCCAGCCCGAGGAGCTAACGGACatgaaaaaacaagaaagtGTGGAAGCCGCGTTGACTgaacagcagaagaagcgcgaaaaaACAACCAAGCACCTTGCGGCGAATTTCTGCGCATTCCTCGATGACGTGGCGAACCGGTTCTTCGGCGAGTCTGTCATCCCCGTCCCAGTCACTGTCCTCAAAGACTTCCCACTTCTGAGAGACACCTTTCTGGAAAAGTTGGAAATCCTCGCCACAAATCTTAG GCAATCCTTTGAGCAACAAAGTCGGAGGCGGCGACAGCGAGTGGCAGCGTATGAGGAAGCTGTCCAAAGGGCCGTTCTCGAGAGCGAAGATGAGGCGAGAAGGTTACTGAAACAGATgcaaagcagaaaaaagaaagtcgagaaagagtTAGATCTATACTTTGGTGAACGGCAAGAAATTCTCAATCGGATATCCACGGCGAATGCCCAACCTACCAAGTTTCTGTTGACTTCCTTCTATTCGGGGCAAA AGGACGACTCGACACGCCTCGCGCGCGACGAGGAGTTCCAGCGACTAGTGCACTCTCGCGCCCCTGAGCTGTTGGAGCAAGCGGCGGACTTTGTGGGCGATGTGGACAAGCTGAGATTCCACTTGATGGCTGGTGAAGCGACGCTGCAGGAGAGTCTGGAAGAGAGTGTAGACACTCTCGAGGCGTCCGTCGACTCAACAATGAAGCATCTCCTGGATCGGGGCTCGGACTTCTTCCGAAACCtcgaggaagcggagagaacgTTTGGCAGCAGCCTCACAGAACTCGCGACAAAAGAACTGGAAGCCTTTCCCGCCGTCAtgaacgaagaaacgagtGAACTGCGCCTGAAATATTTAGGAAGAAA AGAAGAGGTCTTGACCGCGTGCAGCACGTTGCTCGAGATGCATCTGCAGCTGTTGATGTCCATGGAAGACACCATGCAGAGCAGCATCAGTGCTTGGCAGCGGCAGTACTTCGAAAACGAGCGCGGGTCTCAGTATGAACGCCATCGACGACATATCGAAGAGATTCACCAAGCAACTGAAGACTTGACGGCGAAAGTCCTCCACTGTCAGAAGCGCATAATTcgagaccgagaagacaTTCGAAGACACGCCGACGGTGCCAGCGAAGACTCGCCTCTCAGGCCTGACTTAGGCGAAGACGAACATCTCTCACGAGGCGCCGAAAGCGACAACCAGTCCGAATCTGAGATGATGGAGTAA
- a CDS encoding RNA recognition motif-containing protein (encoded by transcript TGME49_211420) yields MPRAAMDDQEGRKVYIGGIEADTTTEELESIFGKYGTISTVWVARNPPGFAFLTFDDYRDAKDAVAELDGYRYRGKPIRVEIARGPGDKRPRRRFGDDDRRDGRGREEWGWRGREDERRGRDDYDRRRRDDDDRGDREGRYRNSDGDYRSREEDYGRRRERSRSRSDDRRK; encoded by the exons ATGCCGCGCGCGGCGATGGATGATCAAGAAGGCCGCAAGGTCTACATTG GTGGCATCGAAGCCGACACAACGAcggaggaactggagagcATCTTTGGAAAGTACGGCACCATCAGCACTGTCTGGGTCGCCCGCAACCCCCCCGGCTTCGCCTTTTTG ACCTTTGACGACTACCGCGATGCCAAGGACGCCGTCGCCGAGCTCGACGGCTACCGCTACCGAGGGAAACC aaTTCGAGTAGAAATCGCTCGAGGCCCTGGAGACAAGCGACCGCGCAGACGCTTCGGAGATGACGACAGGCGCGAcgggagaggacgcgaggaGTGGGGttggagaggacgagaggacGAACGCCGCGGCCGAGACGACTACGatagaagacgaagagacgatGACGACAGAGGCGACCGAGAAGGAAGATACAGAAACTCAGACGGCGACTACCGgtccagagaagaagactacggcagacgccgagagagaagccgcagcCGCAGCGACGACAGAAG GAAATGA
- a CDS encoding translation initiation factor sui1 protein (encoded by transcript TGME49_211410) gives MFRKKAALGTLSLLGNKERKKLREQALKAFPLLVEADFDLLLPPKEEISVAKLQFPPAPAGSTAGGNASPSLTNSRGMNRGTVYLCRGEPVFFEVNGVTLPSVYTLWKCPDLLPTFVVHAPVSSFILKGADLMLPGVIWSLTLDGLERQRAKKREHGDGRTLPEGIEVMQLWSVRVAGNPLPFAVGCSTVAAVALQHLAGKGKALEMAHAFGDGLWQLGSQSAPSKLFTPKQVMGDPNDEETAVSLASVGLARPSTQEGNCAAASGFPEDDGWDTSAENACDKREVGNGEEEGADARDSASPVEADEGEDGREEQGGEGEHDGREEDRQDDAQTQTRSESPMAAPATLSTEAMDEYFRLCALEVLHAISDDQLPMDISALNSKIAAEAPPVYVEKLRVPGKPATFVAPDVRKTSHKKLVKFVQFLSKTKLLQTKETRGAVAMVKVNRSHPQFLEYKPLPEKTKKKILERVAAEEAAASASSPTSAGGEETGDRRQPGRAVAGESGAANGSDSGPLVLEFCTPPQKLTKVFHAVNVQTGKDTFFTFAEAKEVLSRYLKAAEEERKAESNSSEKMPCGKEMRRDEVAVDAVLKDALLTRDELATSKGSEEFSMKKEEVFSRWQAALQPCHVIVPAGAPKNLDVSTLKVHKGTCPPVKISVEDRFGGRKHITHVVGVHVFLLDPKTVADYLQKKLAAAASTYALPGQKVQAAISIQGNMGAAVADALISHFKLDRKYVVVEQKKSKAGSRK, from the exons ATGTTCAGAAAGAAAGCTGCACTGGGGACCCTCAGTCTCCTCGGCAACAAGGAGCGGAAGAA GCTGCGCGAGCAGGCGCTCAAGGCTTTTCCCTTGTTGGTCGAGGCCGACTTCGACCTTCTCCTTCCGCCAAAAGAGGAAATTTCAGTTGCCAAGCTGCAGTTTCCTCCCGCGCCTGCGGGCTCGACTGCTGGCGGCAatgcctcgccttcgctgacGAATTCGCGAGGCATGAACCGAGGGACTGTCTACCTCTGCCGCGGAGAGCCTGTCTTCTTTGAGGTCAACGGCGTCACCCTTCCTTCG GTGTATACGCTGTGGAAGTGCCCGGACTTGCTGCCAACCTTCGTCGTCCACGCGCCGGTTTCCTCCTTCATTCTGAAAGGAGCGGATCTGATGCTGCCGGGAGTCATTTGGTCTCTCACGCTCGACGGgttggagagacaaagagcgaagaagagagaacatgGAGACGGCCGAACACTCCCCGAAGGCATAGAAGTCATGCAGCTCTGGAGTGTGCGCGTCGCCGGAAATCC ACTCCCCTTCGCTGTTGGATGCAGCACCGTCGCTGCCGTTGCTCTGCAGCACCTCGCAGGGAAGGGAAAGGCTCTCGAAATGGCGCATGCCTTTGGCGATGGACTCTG GCAACTCGGCTCCCAGTCGGCTCCAAGCAAATTGTTCACACCAAAGCAAGTTATGGGCGATCCGAACGACGAGGAAACTGCGGTGTCGCTCGCCTCCGTCGGCTTGGCGCGTCCCAGCACGCAAGAGGGAAATTGCGCGGCAGCTTCAGGCTTTCCGGAAGACGACGGTTGGGATACCTCTGCCGAGAATGCATGCGACAAACGCGAAGTCGGAAatggcgaggaagagggcgcagacgcgcgagactccgcctcgcctgtcgaggcagacgaaggagaagacgggagagaagaacagggaggagaaggagaacacgatggacgagaagaagacaggcaagacgacgcgcagacgcagacacggAGCGAGAGCCCCATGGCCGCTCCCGCAACGTTGAGCACAGAG GCGATGGATGAATACTTCCGCCTTTGCGCTCTGGAGGTTTTGCATGCAATTTCAGACGACCAGCTCCCGATGGATATCTCCGCCCTCAACAG TAAAATTGCGGCAGAAGCGCCTCCGGTCTACGTGGAGAAATTGCGAGTGCCGGGGAAGCCCGCGACTTTCGTCGCTCCTGACGTGAGGAAGACATCTCATAAAAAG CTGGTGAAATTCGTACAATTTCTGTCCAAGACGAAGCTGCTGCAAACCAAGGAGACGCGCGGGGCGGTCGCCATGGTCAAAGTGAATCGCAGCCACCCGCAGTTTCTCGAATATAAGCCACTtccggagaagacgaagaagaagattcTCGAGCGCGTCGCCGCCGAGGAGGCCGCCGCCTCGGCCTCGAGTCCAACTAGCGccggcggcgaggagacaggagacaggcggcaGCCGGGGCGTGCGGTGGCAGGAGAGAGCGGCGCAGCGAATGGAAGCGATTCAG GGCCGTTGGTGTTGGAATTCTGCACGCCACCTCAGAAACTCACAAAAGTCTTCCACGCCGTCAACGTTCAGACAGGAAA GGATACCTTTTTCACCTttgcagaggcgaaggaggtgCTCTCCCGCTACCTGAAGGctgcggaagaggagaggaaggccgaATCGAATTCTTCGGAGAAGATGCCTTGTGGCAAGGAGAtgcgaagagacgaagtcgCCGTGGACGCCGTCCTGAAGGACGCGC TCTTAACGAGGGACGAACTGGCGACCtcgaaaggaagcgaagagttctcgatgaagaaagaagaagtctTTTCTAGATGGCAGGCCGCCTTGCAGCCTTGTCACGTCATCGTCCCTGCAGGCGCTCCGAAGAACCTCGATGTCTCCACCCTCAAAGTCCA caAAGGCACCTGCCCGCCTGTAAAGATTTCGGTCGAAGATCGCTTCGGCGGACGCAAGCATATAACGCACGTTGT GGGAGTGCATGTTTTTCTGCTCGATCCAAAGACTGTCGCGGACTACCTGCAAAAGAAACTCGCAGCGGCGGCCTCGACCTACGCTCTGCCAGGCCAGAAGGTGCAAGCTGCAATCTCGATTCAG GGAAACATGGGTGCGGCGGTAGCTGACGCGCTCATCTCTCACTTTAAACTCGATCGAAAGTACGTTGTCGTTGAACAAAAGAAATCGAAGGCTGGATCGCGAAAGTGA